One Aegilops tauschii subsp. strangulata cultivar AL8/78 chromosome 2, Aet v6.0, whole genome shotgun sequence genomic window, ttgctaagagtagtaactcgaaatgggagttgcagaatgaacagaaactagttaagggcgaggtgacgatgtgtgttggaagtagttccaagattgatatgatcatcatcgcacactccctatactttcgggattagtgttgaacctaaataagtgttatttggtgtttgtgttgagcatgaatacgatttgatcatgtttattgcaatacggttattcatttaagttagagaataattgatgttctgtttacatgaataaaaccttctatggtcatacacccaatgaaaatggtttgttggaactcgatcgtagtgatacacatattcataatattgaaaccaaaagatgcaaagttaataatgatagtgcaacttatttgtggcactgccgtttaggtcatattggtgtaaagcgcatgaagaaactccatgctgatggaattttggaatcacttgattatgaatgacttgatgcttgcgaaccatgccttatgggcaagatgactaagactccgttctccggaacaatggagcgagcaactgacttattgaaaataatacatactgatgtatgcgatccaatgagtgttgaggctcgcggcaggtatcgttattttttgaccttcacagatgatttgagcagatatgggtatatctacttgatgaaacaaaaGTCTGAAACATTCATATAAtttcgtggaggagaatatttgagttacgagtttggtcttcatttgaaacaatgcggaatagtttcgcaactcacgccacctggaacaccacagcgtaatggtgtgtccgaacatcgtaaccgtgctttattagatatggtacaatctatcatgtctcttaccgatttaccactatcgttctgggattatgcattagagacagctgcattcacgttaaatagggcaccatctaaatccgttgagacgacaccatatgaactgtggtttggcaagaaaccaaagttgtcatttcttaaagtttggggttgcgatgcttatgtgaaaaagtttcatcctcataagctcaaacccaaatcggagaaatgtgtcttcataggatacccaaaggagacagttgggtacaccttctatcacagatccgaaggcaagacattcgttgctaagaatggatcctttctagagaaggagtttctctcgaaagaagtgagtgggaggaaagtagaacttgatgaggtaactgtacctgctcccttattggaaagtagttaatcacagaaatctgttcctgtgactcctacaccaattagtgaggaagctaatgatgatgatcatgtaacttcagatcaagttactaccgaaacctcgtaggtcaaccagagtgagatccgcaccagagtggtacggtaatcctgttctcgaggtcatgttacttgaccatgacgaacctacgaactatgaggaagcgatgatgagcccagattccgcgaaatggcttgaggccatgaaatctgagagggatccatgtatgagaacaaagtatggactttggttgatttgcccgatgatcggcaagccatagaaaataaatggatcttcaagaggaagacggacgctgatagtagtgttactatctaagctagacttgtcaaaaaaggttttgacaaagttcaaggtgttgaccacaatgagattttctcactcgtagcgatacttaagtctgtccgaatcatgttagcaaattgccacattttatgaaatctggcaaatggatgtaaaaactacattccttgatggatttattaaagaagagttgtatatgatgcaaccagaaggttttatcgatcctaaaggtgctaacaaaatgtgcaagctccaacgatccatctatgcactgtgcaagcatctcggagttgaaataaacattttgatagtgtgatcaacgcatatagttttatatagacttgcggtgaagcctgtatttacaagaaagtgagtgggagcactacaacatttctgataaatatatgtgaatgaaatattgttgatcggaaataatgtagaattttctggaaagcataaaggagtatttgaaaggagtttttcaaagaaagacctcggtgaaactgcttacatatcgagcatcaagatctatagagatagataaagacacttgataagttttttcaatgagtacataccttgacaagattttgaagtagttcaaaatggaacagtcaaagaaagaattcttgcctgtgttacaaggtgtgaaattgagtaagactcaaagcccgaccacgacagaagatagaaagagaatgaaagtcattccctatgcctcagccgtaggttctataaagtatgccatgctgtgtaccagatctattgtataccctacactgagtttagcaagggagtacaatagtgatctaggagtagatcactggacagcggtcaacattatccttagtggaataaggatatgtttctcgattatggaggtggcaaaaggttcgtcgtaaagggttacgttgatgcaagttttgacactgatccacatgactctaagtcacaatctggatacatattgaaagtgggagcaattagctagagtagctccgagcagagcattgttgacatagaaaattgcaaaatacatacggatctgaatgtggcagacccgttgactaaacttctctcacaagcaaaacatgatcacatcttagtactctttgggtgttaatcacatagcaatgtgaactagattattgactcttgtaaaccctttgggtgttggtcacatgacgatgtgaactatgggtgttaatcacatggtgatgtgaactattggtgttaaatcacatggcgatgtgaactagattattgactctagtgcaagtgggagactgaaggaaatatgccctagaggcaataataaagttattatttatttccttttttcatgataaatgtttattattcatgctagaattgtattaaccgaaaacttgatacatgtgtgaatacatagacaaacagagtgtcactagtatgcctctacttgactagctcgttgaatcaaagatggttaagtttcctagccatagacatgagttgtcatttgattaacgggatcacatcattaagagaatgatgtgattgacttgacccattccgttagcttagcatttgatcgtttagtatattgctattgctttcttcatgacttatacatgttcctatgactatgagattatgcaactcccgaataccggaggaacactttgtgtgctaccaaacgtcacaacataactgagtgattataaaggtgctctacaggtgtctccgatggtacttgttgagttggcatagatcaagattaggatttgttactccgattgtcggagaggtatctccgggccctctcggtaatacacatcactataagccttgcaagcaatgcaactaatgagttagttgcgggatgatgtattacagaacgagtaaagaaacttgccggtaacgagattgaactaggtattgagataccgacgatcgaatcttgggcaagtaacattccgatgacaaagggaacaacgtatgttgttatgcggtttgactaataaagatcttcgtagaatatgtaggaaccaatatgagcatccaggttccgctattggttattgaccggagacgtgtctcggtcatgtctacatagttctcgaacccgtagggtccgcacgcttaaagttctgtgacgatcggtattatgagtttttgtgttttgatgtaacgaaggtagttcggagtcccggatatgatcacggacatgacgaggagtctcaaaatggtcgagacgtaaagatagatatattggacgactatgttcggacaccggaagtgtttcgggaggtttcggacatataccggagtatcggggggttaccggaaccccccggggagtataatgggcctattgggccttagtggagaagaggagggcggccagggcaggccgcgcgccccctccccctctagtccgaattggacaaggagggggggcgcccccctttccttcctcctctctccttcccttcccccttctcctactcctactaggaaagaaggagtcctactcccggtgggagtaggactcccccttggcacgccctcgtcgttggccggccgcctccccctagctcctttatatacgggggcaggggcgcaccccaaggacacaacaattaatcattgatctcttagccgtgtgcggtgccccctccaccataatccacctcggtcatatcgtagcggtgcttaggcgaagccctgcgtcggtaacttcatcaacaccgtcaccacgccgtcgtgctgacgaagatgttccccgaagctctactggatcgtgagttcacgggacgtcaccgagctgaacgtgtgctgaacgcggaggtgccatacgttcggtactgaggatcggtcaatcgtgaagacgtacgactacaccaaccgcgttgtcataacgcttccgcttacggtctacgagggtacgtagacgacactctcccctctcgttgctatgcatcaccatgattttgcgtgtgcataggattttttttgaaattactacgttccccaacatctttGTCATATCAAGAGGCCGGCTTCACAATCAACATGCTGACGTTGTTTCCTAGCAAGCAAAATTGGGAACAATAACCCATCTGACGTTGAGCCGGGTCCTAGTGCTTCGGTTTGATGAAAATTTTGGGAACAATAATCCATCTGATGTTGAGTCGGTTTCTAGTGCTTCATCTTGATGAAAATATTGGGAATAAAAACCAGTCTGATGTTGAGCCGGCTGGGCCTTCTATGAATAGCTTGGAGGAGATAAACTTTGCTAGCCTCCATTAAGAATATGAGACACGACTCGCTCAAAACTGAGAGGTTGAAGGTGGGGCTGGTGGCCCTGATGAATAAAAATCATGAGGTGCATTCCTCCTCTATGTCTATATTACCTGTAGCCTCCAAGCACCGAGTTTATCACTTCATGATGACTTGGTGCTTTGCATAAAAATAGCTTGATAGTGTagccccaagtgccgggttgtcttGCCTGCAGCAGTCTGGGACTTTATCAATTACCTGTAGCCTCCACGACAAAAACTCTCCTCTCGAGGCTTCGCCGACGAGCTCATGGATTCGTCTCTCCTCTATCTGCCACTCCGGCTAGTAGGTTAGGTTGGGTTTTTTAGTCCTCGCAGATGCACACTTGGCGGATGGCGGCGCTTCATCATCTGGTTTGTCTTTCAAGCTCCGATCCTCCTCGAGTTCGTCCATCTGGACGTAGTCGATGGAGCTCCGCCGTAGATTCCCGTCGTCTCCTTGGGGCACTGAGGTTAGGGTTTCTCATCGTGGGCGAGATTTAGTGTCATGTGCTTCAGATATATATTCAAAGGTTCAACGGAGACGACTACTGCTTCAGGGCGCTGGTCCTtagggcacgtgcatgaagattTCCCGActgtcatcgacaaggtcaagcCGGCTCTGGCAGGGGAGCGACAATAATGTCGAAGGCTCATTCTGGCGACAATAGTGGTCATTGGTGATCTCGGAATCTCGATGTAACTTTTATTATCTTTGATTGAAATGCTCTACAATAGATTTGGATCCTTTTTCAAACAAAGAAACTCGAAATAACTCGTTAGATCGCATACATGCACCCCTTTGCCGGGGCACCCATCCTAAGTTTTCTGATGCCTCTCGCCGCGCAGCCGTCAGACTGTCTCGTCTGCTATGGCCTTACGACCATGGAGGAGTGGTGGATCCCGGTCCTTATCGGCGGGAGGGCTTCGTTTTTAGGTGTTTCTTTTGAGTTCTGGTAGGGCGTGTGTCCCGCCCAGGAAGACGAGGCGCACGACAGCTCCCTGAAAATGGAATAAGGTTATCCCCGCCTAGCCCCGTCCAGATGATGCTTCTACCATCGTCGGAGGGCATGCTGAGGTTTGTCTTTACCGGATTCGCTTGGATCCGAGCTTCGTTCATCTTTGTTCGTGTATCGACAGGTTGGAGCCGAGGCCTTAGCACGACGGTTTTTCCGACTGTCTGCTATAACAAGGTTTGCGTGACTCCGGTGATGGAGGGGTGACGACGGCGGCACGCCTTCAGCTCGCTCCAGTGCTCAAGTCGTTGCTAGGTGATCTACGGATTTGGATGCAATTTTTACTTATGATGTTTGTTATACTACCTTGATAGTTGATGAATAGTAGACCAGGTTTAAAAAAAACTTGGTATATAGtaatcagtttgtctaattcacatctagatggttttaaggatgtcacatctaagctcTCACAAATATACAATGCAGAGTGGACCACTctgttgtggtctattttttttcttctaatttttttgtttcttgttgctacattatatacttgtgggagcttaAACGTGATATCCTTAAAAAAACATCTAGGTGTGAATTAGATAAATTGATAGTAATAAGTAATTTTAAAATTTATATACGGAAATCACGAGATTTTTCAGATTACGCATTGGACACTTTTTACGTAGTTTTTTCCTTGCCGTATACAGACAGGAGAGAGCAGAGGAAAGCCGAGTTTGATCTGACGGCGGAGTCACGACCGTCCACGAGTGGGTCACGACGGCCTCCCGTCAGAATCAAAAGCACAGCCAACCCCCAGCGCAGACCCACCCAACCCAACAACGCACCCCAAACGAATCGCCCCTCGATTGTTCGCTCCCGAGCACCGACCCAACCCTAGATCTCGCAGCAGCAGCGCGAAGCCGACGCCATGGCCAAGCCCTGGGGCGGCGTCGGCGCCTGGGCGCTCGACGCTGAGCGCGAGGACGAGGAGCGCGAGCAcgccgcggccttccccgcgcccgacccgcccgccgccgcgggCGGCGCCGCCAGCTTCCCCAGCCTCAAGGAGGCCGTCGTCGCCGGCGGCggcaagcagaagaagaagaagggcaccACCCTCTCGCTCTCCGAGTTCACCACCTACGGCGCGGCCGGCGCGCCTCGCCGCGTCGCCCCCGCCGAGCCCAAGGGCCTCACCCCGCAGGAGAtgatgatgctccccaccggccCGAGGGAGCGCTCGGAGGACGAGCTGGACCGATCCCGCGGGTTCCGCTCCTATGGCGGCGACAGGGAGCCGCGCGGTGGCGGATTCGACGACGACCGCCGGTCCAGCAGGGATTCGGATCTCGACATGCCCTCCCGCGCCGACGAGTCGGACAACTGGGGCAAGAACAAGAGTTTCTCGCCGGCTCCCACCGACTCTGGCCGGCGTGATAGGCTCAGTGGCCCGTCTCCGCTCGGCCGCTCTGATGACATCGACAACTGGTCGCGCGACAAGAAGCCACTCCCGTCGCGCTACCCCAGCCTTGGAACCGGCGGCGGTTTCCGTGAATCATCTGGCGGTGGTTTCCGTGAATCATCTGGTGGTGGTTTCCGCGAATCATCTGGTGGTGGTTTCCGTGACTCACCGGGGCCATCTGACTCTGATCGCTGGGTCCGTGGTGCTGTCCCTGCCCCTATGACCAACAATGGTGATAGGCCGCGCCTCAACCTCAATCCACCAAAGCGTGATCCCTCAGCCACTCCTGTGCCAGCTGCTGAGGTcgcacgcagcagaccaagcccCTTCGGGGCTGCTAAGCCCCGTGAGGAGGTGCTGGCTGAGAAGGGCCTTGATTGGAGGAAGATGGAGGGGGAGATTGAGAAAAAAACCAGTCGGCCTACTAGCTCGCACTCCAGTAGGCCGAACAGCGCACATTCCTCCCGCCCTGGAAGCCCTGGATCACAGGTCTCCGCAGTTGGGAGTGAGGGAGCACCAAGAGCACGGCCAAAGGTAAATCCATTCGGTGATGCCAAACCACGGGAAGTGGTGCTGCAGGAGAAAGGAAAAGACTGGAGGAAAATTGACCTTGAGCTGGAGCATCGGGCAGTTAATAGGTATGTTATATATTAGCCTGCCTCTTGACAGCATGTAGTGTTTCTTTTGATAATGTATAACTGGAAGTGCAGACATGATAGGTTAAGAATGTTACAAACTTGCGCAAAAGAAATAATTTTGCTAAGTAATAACTGGCTGGCCTTTGGCATATCTGATTATGCTTGCTGTAAGTTATCTGAATTGGCGTAGTGTTGAGATTTGCAAGAATGCTATGGCTAAAATAATCTCGTTGGCACTTGTTTGCCTAGGCGATTGCATTTAAGCTATTCAGTGTTGGCACTTCCTTGTTGATATGAAAGTATGTAAGCAACTGAGCGAGGGTTGTAGGGAATGCCGTCATATTCTGCAAGTATAGCATGCCTTTTGGCAAAAAAAATCGTCATTGTTTTTTGAAGTCATGACCCATGGATAGCAAGATCATGAATGTTAAGTCACATATTTTAGTCATTGTTTTTTGAAGTCATGACCCATGGATAGCAGGGTCATGAATGTTAAATCACATATTTTGTTTtagtcatgttttctttcttttgcaTACAAAATGCTGCATTATGTAAATGTGAGAAAAAGGCTCCCGAAATATTCTTGTCTTGCTAATTTGCTAGCATCCTGTGACCTGagttattttatttatttatttcatttTGTAATATGTATAGTATTCTACTTTAGACATAAAATTTGATAATAACCACATCAAACAAGGTTGCGAGTAAATTTTATACAGTTTTCTAGCTAATTAACTACTCACTCTGATCCATATTTTGAGGAAGTATAATTTGAATAACAGAGAATGTGTTTTTTGTTAATTTTTTTGTGGGCCTTCTATTTTGGCCGAGTACTTAAGTAGCTTTATGCACAATGTGGCAAAATGTTGCATAATTTTGTTCATGTGCTCCGCT contains:
- the LOC109741107 gene encoding eukaryotic translation initiation factor 4B1 is translated as MAKPWGGVGAWALDAEREDEEREHAAAFPAPDPPAAAGGAASFPSLKEAVVAGGGKQKKKKGTTLSLSEFTTYGAAGAPRRVAPAEPKGLTPQEMMMLPTGPRERSEDELDRSRGFRSYGGDREPRGGGFDDDRRSSRDSDLDMPSRADESDNWGKNKSFSPAPTDSGRRDRLSGPSPLGRSDDIDNWSRDKKPLPSRYPSLGTGGGFRESSGGGFRESSGGGFRESSGGGFRDSPGPSDSDRWVRGAVPAPMTNNGDRPRLNLNPPKRDPSATPVPAAEVARSRPSPFGAAKPREEVLAEKGLDWRKMEGEIEKKTSRPTSSHSSRPNSAHSSRPGSPGSQVSAVGSEGAPRARPKVNPFGDAKPREVVLQEKGKDWRKIDLELEHRAVNRPESEEEKNLKEEINLLKVDLKEIEAIAGDGSEQAKEVSEKISQMEKQLDLLTVELDDKIRFGQRPSSGAGRAAAFPPASEEPHVAVAHMDRPRSRGGVETYPKPVEERWGFHGSRERGSFGGGGSSDRSSTRQGW